One genomic region from Pyxicephalus adspersus chromosome 1, UCB_Pads_2.0, whole genome shotgun sequence encodes:
- the EMC6 gene encoding ER membrane protein complex subunit 6 encodes MAGVVLKREGPQFISESAVRGNAAVLDYCRTSVSALSGATAGILGLTGLYGFIFYFLASFLLSLLLVLKSGRRWSKYFKSRRPLFTGGLIGGLFTYVLFWTFLYGMVHVY; translated from the coding sequence ATGGCTGGTGTAGTCCTGAAGAGAGAAGGCCCACAGTTTATCAGTGAATCTGCAGTCCGAGGAAATGCTGCTGTCCTTGATTACTGCAGGACATCCGTCTCTGCCCTGTCTGGAGCCACAGCTGGGATCCTTGGATTGACGGGCTTGTACGGGTTCATCTTTTATTTCCTGGCCTCATTCCTCCTCTCCTTGCTCTTGGTATTAAAATCTGGACGACGGTGGAGTAAATATTTCAAATCACGGAGGCCCCTGTTCACTGGCGGCCTTATCGGTGGCTTGTTTACCTATGTCCTGTTCTGGACCTTCCTCTATGGCATGGTGCATGTATACTGA
- the TAX1BP3 gene encoding tax1-binding protein 3 has product MTRDPNNTYHPGLAPLLTSVEDSSLLTPRHPQSVSKAETTVPILHRDRYHLDYRKEGIYVTRVSEGGPAEIAGLQAGDKIMQVNGWDMTMVTHDQARKRLTKRNEEVVRLLVTRKSLQEAVRQSMRQ; this is encoded by the exons ATGACACGTGACCCCAATAACACCTATCACCCCGGACTCGCCCCACTGCTCACCTCTGTGGAGGACTCTTCCCTGCTGACACCCCGGCACCCTCAATCCGTCTCTAAAGCCGAGACCACCGTTCCGATCCTACACAGAGACCGCTACCATCTTGACTACAGAAAGGAA GGTATCTATGTAACAAGGGTTTCTGAGGGAGGACCTGCAGAGATAGCGGGCCTTCAGGCTGGAGACAAGATAATGCAG GTGAATGGATGGGATATGACCATGGTGACACACGACCAAGCTAGAAAACGCCTCACCAAAAGGAACGAAGAAGTTGTTCGGCTCCTGGTGACCAGGAAATCTTTGCAGGAGGCAGTCAGGCAGTCCATGAGACAATAG